A stretch of the Capra hircus breed San Clemente chromosome 10, ASM170441v1, whole genome shotgun sequence genome encodes the following:
- the ABHD4 gene encoding protein ABHD4 isoform X2 yields MSQLKNVEARILQCLQNKFLARYVSLPNQNKIWTVTVSPELRDRTPLVMVHGFGGGVGLWILNMDSLSTRRTLHTFDLLGFGRSSRPTFPRDPEGAEDEFVTSIETWRESMGIPSMILLGHSLGGFLATSYSIKYPDRVKHLILVDPWGFPLRPADPSQVRAPPTWFKAVASVLGRSNPLAVLRVAGPWGPGLVQRFRPDFKRKFADFFDDDTISEYIYHCNAQNPSGETAFKAMMESFGWARRPMLERIHLIRKDVPITMIYGANTWIDTSTGKKVKLQRPDSYVRDLEIEGASHHVYADQPHIFNAVVEEICDSVD; encoded by the exons ATGTCTCAACTGAAGAATGTAGAAGCCAGGATCCTCCAGT GCCTCCAGAACAAGTTCCTGGCTCGATATGTGTCCCTCCCAAACCAGAACAAGATCTGGACAGTGACAGTGAGCCCTGAGCTCAGGGACCGCACGCCCCTGGTGATGGTGCACGGCTTCGGGGGCGGCGTGGGCCTCTGGATCCTCAACATGGATTCACTGAGCACCCGCCGCACGTTGCACACCTTCGATCTGCTAGGCTTCGGGCGAAGCTCGAGGCCGACGTTCCCAAGGGATCCAGAGGGGGCCGAGGACGAGTTTGTGACCTCAATAGAGACGTGGCGGGAGAGCATGGGAATACCCAGTATGATCCTCCTGGGGCACAGTCTGGGAGGATTCCTGGCCACTTCCTACTCGATCAAGTACCCTGACAG AGTTAAACACCTCATCCTGGTAGACCCGTGGGGCTTTCCCCTCCGACCAGCTGACCCCAGTCAGGTCCGTGCACCCCCGACCTGGTTCAAGGCTGTGGCCTCTGTCCTAGGGCGTTCCAATCCACTGGCTGTTCTTCGAGTCGCTGGGCCCTGGG GGCCCGGCCTGGTACAGCGATTCCGACCGGACTTCAAGCGCAAGTTTGCAGACTTCTTTGATGATGATACTATATCAGAGTATATCTACCACTGCAATGCACAGAATCCCAG TGGGGAGACGGCATTCAAAGCCATGATGGAGTCCTTCGGCTGGGCCCGGCGCCCCATGTTAGAGCGGATTCACTTGATTCGAAAAGATGTGCCCATCACCATGATCTATGGGGCCAACACCTGGATAGACACCAGCACGGGGAAAAAGGTGAAGCTGCAGCGGCCGGATTCCTACGTCCGAGACTTG GAGATCGAGGGTGCCTCGCACCACGTGTACGCAGACCAGCCGCACATCTTCAACGCGGTGGTGGAGGAGATCTGCGACTCAGTCGATTGA
- the ABHD4 gene encoding protein ABHD4 isoform X1: MGWLSSTRQGLFTMADDLEQQPQGWLSSWLPTWRPTSMSQLKNVEARILQCLQNKFLARYVSLPNQNKIWTVTVSPELRDRTPLVMVHGFGGGVGLWILNMDSLSTRRTLHTFDLLGFGRSSRPTFPRDPEGAEDEFVTSIETWRESMGIPSMILLGHSLGGFLATSYSIKYPDRVKHLILVDPWGFPLRPADPSQVRAPPTWFKAVASVLGRSNPLAVLRVAGPWGPGLVQRFRPDFKRKFADFFDDDTISEYIYHCNAQNPSGETAFKAMMESFGWARRPMLERIHLIRKDVPITMIYGANTWIDTSTGKKVKLQRPDSYVRDLEIEGASHHVYADQPHIFNAVVEEICDSVD; encoded by the exons ATGGGCTGGCTCAGCTCGACCCGGCAGGGCTTGTTTACTATGGCCGATgatctggagcagca GCCTCAAGGCTGGCTGAGCAGCTGGCTGCCCACTTGGCGCCCCACTTCCATGTCTCAACTGAAGAATGTAGAAGCCAGGATCCTCCAGT GCCTCCAGAACAAGTTCCTGGCTCGATATGTGTCCCTCCCAAACCAGAACAAGATCTGGACAGTGACAGTGAGCCCTGAGCTCAGGGACCGCACGCCCCTGGTGATGGTGCACGGCTTCGGGGGCGGCGTGGGCCTCTGGATCCTCAACATGGATTCACTGAGCACCCGCCGCACGTTGCACACCTTCGATCTGCTAGGCTTCGGGCGAAGCTCGAGGCCGACGTTCCCAAGGGATCCAGAGGGGGCCGAGGACGAGTTTGTGACCTCAATAGAGACGTGGCGGGAGAGCATGGGAATACCCAGTATGATCCTCCTGGGGCACAGTCTGGGAGGATTCCTGGCCACTTCCTACTCGATCAAGTACCCTGACAG AGTTAAACACCTCATCCTGGTAGACCCGTGGGGCTTTCCCCTCCGACCAGCTGACCCCAGTCAGGTCCGTGCACCCCCGACCTGGTTCAAGGCTGTGGCCTCTGTCCTAGGGCGTTCCAATCCACTGGCTGTTCTTCGAGTCGCTGGGCCCTGGG GGCCCGGCCTGGTACAGCGATTCCGACCGGACTTCAAGCGCAAGTTTGCAGACTTCTTTGATGATGATACTATATCAGAGTATATCTACCACTGCAATGCACAGAATCCCAG TGGGGAGACGGCATTCAAAGCCATGATGGAGTCCTTCGGCTGGGCCCGGCGCCCCATGTTAGAGCGGATTCACTTGATTCGAAAAGATGTGCCCATCACCATGATCTATGGGGCCAACACCTGGATAGACACCAGCACGGGGAAAAAGGTGAAGCTGCAGCGGCCGGATTCCTACGTCCGAGACTTG GAGATCGAGGGTGCCTCGCACCACGTGTACGCAGACCAGCCGCACATCTTCAACGCGGTGGTGGAGGAGATCTGCGACTCAGTCGATTGA